The genomic window tgtacagagaaaagatggaagaggtGTATAGGTGGGACCACTAGGGCATAGCATCTGATAGCAGGAGATGGATGATGGTCcaacaaaagaaacagagaagaaacaGTCAGTCAGGGAAAAAGCCAGGGGAGAGTCAGTATCACAAACGTTTAAGGAGTAAGGTAGAGTGGAgaagtactagatttggagtctgaggatctGATCTCTGGTacttactggccatgtgaccttgagcaagtcacttaatttctctctggtcttcaattttctcatctataaacctGGGTAGGATGTCTAAAGTCCCTCCCTGCTCTGAGTCTTTGCTCCTATTGAGAGTGTACCTAGAAGCAGAGGGTGGTAGATGATATTAAATGTGACATAGAGGTCACATAGACTtagacaaagacaaagaggaatgagaaaaagcCACTAGATTTACCAGTTAAGAGATGACTGGTAACCTTTGAGGGAGAAGTTTCAGTTACACTATTGGACCCAGAAGCCATATGACAAAGGATGGTCAAGTGAGTGGGCAATGAGGAAGAAGCATGAGTGGATATAGTTAATCTTTCTAGGAGTCTGGCAGTAAATTAGGGAAGAAATGTATGACTAGAAAAATGACAGGGTGGCATTTAAATGAAAGTTCTGTTTTGTTAAGAAAGTGGGATAATCCTGGAGATATTTTTAGACAGTGGGTAAGGAGGCaacaaggagagacagagagacaaaggtggaggtggaggggagagttAGCTCAAGCTTttaagagccagttgttaaattttcattgtgagcatttacccTACAGAAATCAGCAAAGACTACAAATCAGAACTTGGTTtattgtttgctgatttccagacttaagaaaatgatgaaaaatgttaataattcagactAAACTCCAAAGAGTTTCgagcatatttttattttgtttccagagagctggttgttaagcaTTTAACAACATATCTCTgaatcaaggtcacacaagtaaaaaTGGAggtgctgaacttggagtgatGGGACCTAGGTTCACATCCGGATCTACTACTTATTACTtatgtaactttggacaaatcatctGACCTCTtggaatctcagtttccccatttataaaatgagagagtttgacCAGATGAACTGTAAGATCCCTTCGAGCTGATCCTATGAGCAAAGGATAGGTAAAGTTATAGAAGGATGTTTTGAAGAATGGAGTAGAATACATGATGGATGGTCTCTTGGAAAAATAGGAGTCGATGTCACTCTCTGAGAAAGACGGAATGAAGTTGCCATAATGGGGTTGAGGACTGAGGAAAAAGTTAGAAATAACCAGAAAGAGCTGGAGAGTTgtcgtgagctccttgagactgGGGActgttttagcctttctttgtatcatcatggcttatcacagtgcctcatacatagaaagcatctaataaatgcttgttgactaaatcATTAGAGAAATCATTAGAGATTTAGTATGGAATTAAAAGTGAATcaatcaagaaagaataaaatgtttCCTGTGTAGCAGTGAGAGTCCAGTTGAAATCAGATGATATTAATCTGTTGTAGATATAATTGACATCATGGCATAACTTTCTTAAGTGATTTTTAGTGGAACAGGTCTAGGAATTGACAAGGTAGATGATGGATATGACCCAGTACTGAGAACTGGTACGATTTGACTGATAGGAGGACAACGAACTACAGATTTGAAaaatatgtctctctctctctttcctctgtatatgtatatacatacatatacatatacagaggaaagagagatacatatgcacataatcatacatatatacatgcaaaaatatatacatatgtgtaatataGACAttcatacatattcatacacattcatacatatatttttgtgaATGACTGGTTAAATATATAAtcctagaatttcagagctaaaaagaaatttCATGATAATCTAGTCCAGTcaccatattttagaaatgaggaaaactcAGGACACCTAGACAGGTGAAGGATCCTGCCTAAGATTACTCATAGCTGATTAATAGCAGTTCTTAGACAATATAACCAGGGATTCTGACGCTAAATTACATTGCCTTGTCAGTCCTCATGCTGTAGTCCATCCTGTAGGAGAGCATGGTGACTTTTAAAGTTATGTTCTTATGTGATTTCTAATGactgttttctgtttttcccaGAGTGTTTCTGCTAATAGCTTCCATCAATTTCATCTCTTTTCCACCTGTCAATTATATCACCTACTATATCCTTCCCCTTTAAGGAAACATAATGGCCAAAGGACGGAAAGGCCCTAAGGGGAAGAAGATCACCTTAAAGGTTGCCAAAAACTGTATCAAGGTCACATTTGATGGGAGACGGCGCCTTGACCTAAGCAAAATGGGAATCACCAATTTCCCCAAGTGTATCCTAAAACTCAATGAAGTCGAAGAACTAGACCTGAGCCGAAATATGATCAAGAAGATACCAGAAAGCATCTCCAAGTTCCAAAATCTGCGTTGGTTAGATCTACACAGCAATCTCATTGAGAAGCTGCCTGAATCAATAGGTCAGCTGAGCTCTCTCCACTACCTCAATCTCTGTAATAACAAGTTAACCACCAACAGCCTTCCTTTGGAACTCAGAGACCTGAAGAACCTACGAACACTGAATTTGGGTTTGAACCATATCGATAATATCCCCACGACCCTTGGGGCATTGAAAGAGCTCCATGAGGTGGGTGTATTCGACAATCTCCTGACCTCTATACCCACTAGTATTGCCAAGCTTCCCAAACTAAAGAAACTGAATGCAAAGCGCAACCCCTTCCCCAAAGATGATGAAGATACAGCATTTATTGATTCCATAAAGCGGTTAGAAACTTTGTACTTGGTAGAAGAGAAAGACCTCTGTGGGCCCTGCCTGAGGAAATGCCAAGATGCCCGGGACAagctgaataaaataaagagtatGGCACCAGCCCATGGAAGGAAGCCAAACTTTGCAAATCTAGTTAACCCCAACTCAACAGCCAAGGAGAGTCAAGAGGAGTGGAGATGAAcaggggaaaagagggggaaaaaatctcacAAGGTTGTGTGAACAGGCAGCAAACAAAAAGTACATCCTATCTGGTCATGTAGCTTCTCCAGCCAAGCCCATAAAAcagcttttcttccttcctttgcttgTGGGTCTGGTGatttaagggtttttttgttttgttatgtttacttcttacaaaggaaaatattgaAATGGGCACTTATAAGCCTCATATTCTCTCACAGGACATTTACTGTTGGTAAGCAGTGGTACTCCAGAATGACTGGGCAGtcctgatgaggttcagactctgagaacttccttgagctcccttggaatctcctcacagaatctggccttttttactcaaatctaatcttcccactTGTTCAGGCAGTCTCCGGAAGCCCATGGGTTTTacattatcatttcaggtctctgttgcactccccacccttgatcccatcaaaaccccattctcatactgcccctatcaagatctctggattgccccacctgcttcccacccaaaccctccgtTGTCTGATagctcctgatagcctccagctgtttccagcctttgaccctccttggacttctcctcaagacccttcctaaacccctcctcccatcaccctggactaccagaccaccaccccccccccccccccatccctcctatactcttttctgtatttaagtcccaccttggcCTCCATGAAgtcgctcagattcaatctagctgagACTCTGtccagctgagattctatctggcccgcttgtgaatacaagtgtcacaagTGCTTAGGCTCcataagaggcaacccaattaggtgaatctttaataaactttgttttctttggctttaagaaggcttgagtcgaattcattcgagcacgacccggactgtCGGCATTTTGGGGTTCCCTACCACCCCTTAACctcttcatttatggttccctgatccggataagctgctaatctcaagttcttctgctcaaactggaaggtatgtaagcctccccctctctatcccctacttactctccaagcaccttggaagtgATTTTcagacctggcttcaggtcccagtatgaggcaaagtctctgaactttctgggcactAGAGAGTTGGAGACTCAGGTTGTTGGTCCATTGGCTGTGTTTGAGGCCgtggacctgggcataccctccaaagcACAATTGTTTGAACTTTGTGGGTGCTAGAAGGTTAGAGAAACATCAGTTAAGTGGGTGCCCAactctctggatttcctgggcgcAAGGAAATCAGGGTAAATTCGgttatttttgtcctcttgttttATTCTCAAGGCTTACTTTCACATCCTCCTTTAAAGAGGGGGGGGAACTTCCAGccccaaagggaaaagaaaaatgggtcaaaattcatcaattccaaggaattcgcctttgggctgtcttttacaaaactgggaaaaatttaactgctctaaagaccttaaaaagaaaaagttggtattcttttgcaacacactttggcctGAGTATCATCTGAAGGACAACGAAGTGTGGCCCATGTTTGGGACCTTACAAAgtaatatccttttaaaattacaattatattgcctccaaaagggaaagtggttagaaataccttacataagggcTTTTGTCGAACTCTCTCAGGATCCCATTCTTAgaacagattgtaagatgcttgtagctagagccgtcccacagaagggaaatgggggtgaattggatattttggatgaccccctgtttatggctcctagggtctcagcctcacttcctcccctaTCTCTGTTCCCAACCCCCGCTCAGTTCCCAGCCACGGGGTTTGCTGAGGTGTCTCCATCTACAATCCCTCTTGCTGGGGCAACATTCACTCAGGCCTTAGGCCCCGCTCCCGTGCcattctctggggcatctccTCCTatgatccctactc from Notamacropus eugenii isolate mMacEug1 chromosome 1, mMacEug1.pri_v2, whole genome shotgun sequence includes these protein-coding regions:
- the LRRC18 gene encoding leucine-rich repeat-containing protein 18; translation: MAKGRKGPKGKKITLKVAKNCIKVTFDGRRRLDLSKMGITNFPKCILKLNEVEELDLSRNMIKKIPESISKFQNLRWLDLHSNLIEKLPESIGQLSSLHYLNLCNNKLTTNSLPLELRDLKNLRTLNLGLNHIDNIPTTLGALKELHEVGVFDNLLTSIPTSIAKLPKLKKLNAKRNPFPKDDEDTAFIDSIKRLETLYLVEEKDLCGPCLRKCQDARDKLNKIKSMAPAHGRKPNFANLVNPNSTAKESQEEWR